Proteins from a genomic interval of Afifella aestuarii:
- a CDS encoding MFS transporter, with product MTMAIPSGDTPGTRLATRLAFFNAGFGTACWAPLVPYVKTRLGVDEAGLGLLLLCLGVGSVMMMPAAGALSGRIGARTIILGGSLGLAVTLPLLAIAPTSAAIAIVLFAFGASIGAIDVGANVHAVEVQEAAGIPLMSNFHGLYSAGGLIGAAGMTGALSIGLAPSVAALVAAVVLALATILASPRLLRTRAGEQTPLFVRPRGIVLLIGVLAFVMFLTEGAMLDWGAVFLTENKDVAPSQAGIGYALFAGAMTIGRFSGDRFTRRFGARVMLLAGGLLAALGLLKIVLMPAPLSLIGFLFVGLGAANIVPLLFTQAGRQKVMPAGLAIAAMSMFGYAGVLLGPALVGFIGKAFGLSVAFGMLAAMVTVVAACSRRATQPV from the coding sequence ATGACCATGGCAATCCCCTCCGGCGACACGCCCGGCACCCGCCTTGCGACCCGCCTCGCCTTCTTCAATGCCGGTTTCGGCACCGCCTGCTGGGCCCCGCTCGTGCCCTATGTGAAGACGCGCCTCGGGGTCGACGAGGCCGGCCTCGGCCTCCTGCTTCTGTGTCTCGGCGTCGGCTCCGTGATGATGATGCCGGCGGCCGGCGCCCTGTCGGGACGGATCGGCGCGCGCACCATCATTCTCGGCGGCTCGCTCGGGCTTGCCGTCACCCTGCCCCTTCTCGCCATCGCACCGACGAGCGCGGCGATCGCCATCGTACTCTTCGCCTTCGGCGCCTCGATCGGGGCGATCGATGTCGGCGCCAATGTCCATGCCGTCGAAGTGCAGGAGGCGGCGGGCATCCCGCTCATGTCGAACTTCCACGGGCTCTACAGCGCCGGCGGCCTGATCGGTGCAGCCGGCATGACCGGCGCCCTGTCGATCGGCCTTGCCCCCTCCGTTGCGGCGCTCGTCGCGGCTGTCGTGCTCGCGCTAGCCACCATCCTCGCTTCGCCGCGGCTTCTGCGCACGCGCGCCGGCGAGCAGACGCCCTTGTTCGTGCGCCCGCGCGGCATCGTGCTTTTGATCGGCGTCCTCGCCTTCGTCATGTTTCTGACGGAAGGCGCGATGCTCGATTGGGGCGCCGTCTTCCTCACCGAAAACAAGGATGTCGCGCCCTCGCAGGCGGGGATCGGCTATGCCCTCTTCGCCGGAGCGATGACCATCGGCCGCTTCTCCGGCGATCGCTTCACCCGCCGCTTCGGGGCGCGCGTCATGCTGCTTGCGGGCGGCCTGCTCGCCGCCCTCGGCCTTCTCAAGATTGTCCTGATGCCGGCGCCCTTGTCCCTGATCGGCTTTCTCTTCGTCGGCCTCGGCGCCGCCAATATCGTGCCGCTTCTCTTCACCCAGGCCGGCCGCCAGAAGGTGATGCCGGCGGGGCTCGCCATCGCCGCCATGTCGATGTTCGGCTATGCGGGCGTGCTTCTCGGCCCCGCCCTCGTCGGCTTCATCGGCAAGGCATTCGGGCTCTCCGTCGCCTTCGGAATGCTGGCCGCAATGGTCACGGTGGTGGCCGCCTGCTCGCGACGGGCCACGCAACCGGTTTAA
- a CDS encoding YgaP family membrane protein, protein MTVDRAVLAFAGCVILLSLLLGYATSPYWYLLTAFVGLNLLQASFTGFCPAAFIFKKMGMQPGVAFS, encoded by the coding sequence ATGACAGTCGACCGTGCCGTTCTTGCCTTTGCTGGCTGCGTGATCCTTTTGTCGCTGCTTCTGGGTTATGCGACTTCGCCGTACTGGTACCTTCTGACGGCGTTCGTGGGTCTCAACCTGCTGCAGGCATCCTTTACGGGCTTCTGCCCGGCGGCCTTCATCTTCAAGAAGATGGGCATGCAGCCGGGCGTCGCTTTCTCATAA
- a CDS encoding efflux RND transporter permease subunit — protein MKLGLAGGLTKSFISSPLTPLLLLASFALGLVALVTLPREEEPQISVPMVDIHVRADGLKAEDAVKLVTEPLETIVKSIDGVEHVYSQTGDDAAMVTARFEVGTSSDAAILRVHEKIRANMDEIPTGIPEPLIVGRGIDDVAIVVVTLSPEPDAAGRWSENDLTRIARELQVEIAKLPDIGLTYIVGEQPEEIRIEPDPEKLSLYGITLEQLAGKLKGANRSFEAGTVRADGGQRVLVGGQTLQTLPEIGNLLLTARDGRPVYVRDVADITLATDPNETRVANIAKTDAGLTRVPAVSLAIAKRHGTNAVVIADEIVHRLHQVKGEIFPEDIAMTITRNYGETANEKANELLFHLGLATISIVVLVAIAIGWREAMVVAVVIPTTILLTLFASRLMGYTLNRVSLFALIFSIGILVDDAIVVIENIARHWAMRDGRSKRQAAIEAVAEVGNPTIVATLTVVAALLPMLFVSGMMGPYMSPIPANASGAMLFSFFVAVTLTPWLMMKLGRRDEGAASAHAGHQIGLLGRFYIAVARPILVTRAGAWVFLIVVGIATLASLSLFYTKHVTVKLLPFDNKTELQVVVDLPEGSSVEATDRALQKIVARLADIPEVVSFQTYAGTAAPFNFNGLVRHYYIRANSEQGDVEVNLLGKDERDRSSHDIALAMREALVGLDLPQGTALKVVEPPPGPPVLSTLLAEIYGPDGETRRAVARKVRQIFEDVPFIVDVDDSFGNPAERSRIAIDQDNLEYYRVEQGDVYDTISALYSGSTLGYSHRGGGRHPIPIVMRLSKGDKVLDERALSTPVAADALPGNRSIVELGDVVNVTEEQASYPIFRHNGRATVMVQAELAGEYEAPIYGMLAVDKKIDETDWGDLPKPTVKLHGQPQDEGHPTLLWDGEWEVTWVTFRDMGAAFGVAILGIYILVVAQFGSFKLPLVILTPIPLTFIGIMLGHWLFHAPFTATSMIGFIALAGIIVRNSILLADFIRHAQTADPDRPLLDVLLEAGAIRFKPILLTALAAMIGAAVILADPIFQGLAISLLFGLASSTALTVLVIPAIYVALKGHKRRPRREIASQDA, from the coding sequence ATGAAGCTCGGCCTTGCCGGCGGCCTGACGAAATCCTTCATTTCATCGCCGCTCACACCGCTTCTGCTGCTCGCGTCCTTCGCGCTCGGCCTTGTGGCCCTCGTCACCCTGCCGCGCGAAGAAGAACCGCAGATTTCTGTGCCGATGGTCGACATCCATGTGCGGGCCGATGGGCTGAAGGCGGAAGATGCCGTCAAGCTCGTGACGGAACCGTTGGAGACGATCGTCAAAAGCATCGACGGTGTCGAACACGTCTATTCGCAGACCGGCGACGACGCTGCCATGGTGACGGCGCGTTTTGAAGTCGGCACGTCTTCGGATGCGGCCATCCTGCGCGTTCACGAAAAAATCCGGGCCAATATGGATGAGATCCCGACCGGGATCCCCGAGCCTCTGATCGTCGGCCGCGGCATCGACGATGTGGCGATCGTCGTCGTCACGCTGTCGCCCGAGCCGGATGCGGCCGGACGCTGGTCTGAAAACGATCTGACGCGGATCGCGCGCGAATTGCAGGTGGAGATCGCCAAGCTCCCCGATATCGGCCTCACCTATATCGTCGGCGAGCAGCCGGAAGAGATCCGCATCGAACCGGACCCGGAAAAGCTGTCGCTCTACGGCATTACGCTGGAACAGCTTGCCGGCAAGCTCAAGGGCGCCAACCGTTCGTTCGAAGCCGGAACCGTGCGTGCAGATGGCGGACAGCGGGTTCTCGTCGGGGGCCAGACGCTGCAGACATTGCCGGAGATCGGCAATCTGCTTTTGACGGCGCGCGACGGGCGCCCCGTCTATGTGCGCGATGTCGCCGACATCACGCTCGCGACCGATCCGAACGAGACGCGTGTCGCCAATATCGCCAAGACCGATGCCGGCCTGACCCGGGTGCCGGCCGTGTCGCTCGCAATCGCCAAGCGCCACGGCACCAATGCCGTCGTCATCGCCGATGAGATCGTCCATCGCCTGCATCAGGTGAAGGGCGAGATCTTTCCCGAAGACATCGCCATGACCATCACCCGCAATTACGGGGAGACGGCGAACGAGAAGGCGAACGAGCTTCTCTTCCATCTGGGCCTGGCGACGATTTCGATCGTCGTTCTGGTGGCGATCGCGATCGGCTGGCGCGAGGCGATGGTCGTTGCCGTCGTCATTCCGACAACAATCCTTCTGACGCTCTTCGCCTCTCGCCTGATGGGTTACACGCTCAACCGCGTCAGTCTCTTTGCGCTGATTTTCTCCATCGGCATCCTGGTCGACGACGCGATCGTCGTCATCGAGAACATCGCCCGCCACTGGGCGATGCGCGACGGCCGGTCGAAACGTCAGGCCGCGATCGAAGCGGTGGCGGAGGTCGGAAATCCGACGATCGTGGCGACCTTGACGGTGGTGGCAGCCCTTCTGCCGATGCTCTTCGTGTCGGGCATGATGGGCCCCTATATGAGCCCGATCCCGGCGAATGCGTCGGGTGCCATGCTCTTCTCGTTCTTCGTTGCGGTGACGCTGACGCCGTGGCTGATGATGAAGCTCGGGCGCCGCGACGAGGGGGCGGCGAGCGCTCATGCCGGCCACCAGATCGGTCTTCTCGGCCGCTTCTATATCGCCGTGGCGCGGCCCATCCTGGTGACGCGCGCGGGCGCCTGGGTCTTCCTGATCGTCGTCGGCATCGCCACGCTCGCCTCGCTGTCGCTCTTCTATACGAAGCATGTGACGGTGAAGCTCCTGCCGTTCGACAACAAGACCGAGCTTCAGGTCGTCGTCGATCTGCCGGAAGGGTCCTCCGTCGAGGCGACCGATCGGGCGCTGCAGAAGATCGTCGCGAGGCTTGCCGATATTCCGGAGGTGGTCTCCTTCCAGACCTATGCGGGAACGGCGGCCCCCTTCAATTTCAACGGACTGGTGCGCCACTATTATATCCGCGCCAATTCCGAGCAGGGCGACGTGGAGGTCAATCTCCTCGGCAAGGACGAGCGCGACCGCTCGAGCCACGACATTGCGCTTGCCATGCGCGAGGCCCTTGTCGGTCTCGATCTGCCGCAAGGCACCGCACTCAAAGTGGTCGAACCCCCGCCGGGTCCTCCGGTCCTCTCCACGCTTCTGGCTGAGATCTACGGGCCGGACGGCGAGACCCGTCGTGCGGTGGCGCGAAAAGTCCGTCAGATTTTCGAGGACGTGCCCTTCATCGTTGATGTCGACGACAGTTTCGGCAATCCGGCCGAGCGCAGCCGCATCGCCATCGATCAGGACAATCTGGAATATTACCGGGTGGAGCAGGGCGACGTGTACGACACTATCAGCGCGCTCTATTCGGGTTCCACGCTCGGCTATTCGCATCGCGGCGGCGGCCGGCATCCGATCCCGATCGTCATGCGCCTGTCGAAGGGGGACAAGGTGCTCGACGAGCGTGCCCTGTCGACGCCGGTAGCTGCCGATGCGCTGCCCGGCAACCGCTCGATCGTGGAACTCGGCGATGTGGTCAACGTCACCGAGGAGCAGGCCTCTTATCCGATCTTTCGCCACAACGGCCGCGCGACGGTGATGGTGCAGGCGGAGCTCGCCGGCGAATATGAAGCGCCGATCTACGGCATGCTCGCCGTCGACAAGAAAATCGACGAGACCGATTGGGGCGACCTGCCGAAGCCGACGGTCAAATTGCATGGCCAGCCGCAGGACGAAGGCCATCCGACACTTCTATGGGACGGCGAATGGGAGGTGACCTGGGTGACCTTCCGTGACATGGGCGCGGCCTTCGGCGTCGCCATTCTGGGCATCTACATTCTGGTCGTGGCGCAGTTCGGGTCCTTCAAGCTGCCGCTCGTCATCCTGACGCCGATCCCTTTGACCTTCATCGGCATCATGCTCGGCCACTGGCTCTTTCATGCGCCGTTCACGGCGACCTCGATGATTGGCTTCATCGCGCTCGCCGGCATCATCGTCAGAAACTCGATTCTGCTCGCGGACTTCATCCGCCATGCCCAGACGGCAGATCCCGACAGGCCGCTCCTCGACGTGCTTCTGGAGGCGGGCGCGATCCGTTTCAAGCCGATCCTTCTGACGGCGCTCGCCGCCATGATCGGGGCTGCCGTGATCCTCGCCGATCCGATCTTCCAGGGGCTGGCGATCTCGCTTCTGTTCGGTCTCGCCTCCTCGACGGCGCTCACCGTCCTCGTCATTCCGGCGATCTATGTGGCACTCAAAGGCCACAAGCGTCGGCCGAGACGGGAGATTGCTTCACAGGACGCTTGA
- a CDS encoding efflux RND transporter periplasmic adaptor subunit, producing MLKVARQSSAAAKVFAAIVLALVAMPLAALPAASSEMTVTPRVVPETKAVFGQVKSRDVVAARARIGGTIEKISVDEGSEVDKGEVIAVIIDDKIPIQKRAADAKIEVLRSQLANANTDLERAQQLRTTGAVSQSRLDEASTQVQVYTNQLAAAEAERAVIEQNAREGEVLAPASGRVLDVPVTPGSVVMAGDQIATVAGGGYFLRLSLPERHAAEIVEGDMVKVGDRVLSADGIAREVEPRTGRLVKVYPEIEDGKVKADVEVEGLGDYFVGERTLVWIPVATREVLAVPRQAVTTRHGIDYVTLQTQEGPVEVAVVLGRTFGPQAKDETADTSASDTNAETVEILSGLDAGDRVILP from the coding sequence ATGCTGAAAGTTGCCCGGCAGAGTTCTGCCGCTGCGAAAGTCTTTGCCGCGATCGTCCTCGCTCTGGTCGCCATGCCTCTCGCGGCCTTGCCCGCGGCCTCTTCCGAGATGACCGTGACGCCCCGGGTCGTGCCGGAGACCAAGGCCGTGTTCGGCCAGGTCAAAAGCCGCGATGTCGTCGCGGCGCGCGCACGCATCGGCGGAACGATCGAGAAGATCTCCGTCGATGAGGGAAGCGAGGTCGACAAGGGTGAGGTGATTGCCGTCATCATCGACGACAAGATCCCGATCCAGAAACGGGCGGCCGACGCGAAGATCGAAGTCCTGCGCTCGCAGCTCGCCAACGCCAATACGGATCTGGAGCGCGCCCAACAGCTGCGCACCACCGGCGCCGTTTCGCAATCGCGTCTCGATGAGGCTTCGACCCAGGTCCAGGTCTATACCAATCAGCTTGCGGCCGCCGAAGCCGAACGCGCCGTGATCGAACAGAATGCCCGCGAGGGCGAAGTGCTGGCTCCCGCCTCGGGGCGCGTGCTCGACGTGCCGGTGACGCCGGGCTCCGTCGTCATGGCCGGCGATCAGATCGCCACCGTCGCCGGCGGCGGTTATTTTTTGAGATTGTCGCTGCCGGAACGCCATGCGGCGGAGATCGTCGAGGGCGACATGGTGAAGGTCGGCGACCGGGTGTTGAGCGCCGACGGCATTGCGCGTGAGGTCGAGCCGCGCACTGGCCGCCTCGTCAAGGTCTATCCGGAGATCGAGGACGGCAAGGTGAAGGCCGATGTGGAGGTCGAAGGCCTCGGCGACTATTTCGTCGGCGAGCGCACGCTCGTCTGGATTCCGGTGGCGACGCGGGAGGTTCTCGCCGTGCCGCGCCAGGCGGTGACGACCCGCCACGGGATCGATTACGTCACGCTTCAGACGCAAGAGGGGCCCGTCGAAGTCGCCGTGGTTCTCGGCCGGACTTTCGGGCCGCAGGCGAAAGATGAGACCGCCGATACGAGTGCCTCAGACACGAACGCCGAAACGGTCGAAATCCTGAGCGGCCTCGATGCGGGCGACCGGGTGATCCTGCCATGA
- a CDS encoding DUF2087 domain-containing protein yields MSRTPIPLATRDMSTFAKSLRRQLADHEAPPSHLELLNMLARSAGHRNFQQLRANMLGQEVPAEQAAPGDPLADHLQGDRAADNPPADEPRLKRVFRLFDQNAVLVRWPKRKSDRELCLWLIWSLLPAGETFSEVEVNAFLVVRHSFGDPVLLRRALVDLGLVWRTRSGSEYRRVELEPPSEALALIRRLGVRPEPARSAR; encoded by the coding sequence ATGTCCAGGACTCCCATTCCGCTCGCCACACGCGATATGTCGACTTTTGCGAAGTCGCTCCGCCGACAGCTTGCCGATCATGAGGCTCCACCGAGCCATCTCGAGTTGCTCAATATGCTTGCCCGCTCGGCCGGGCACCGCAACTTTCAACAGTTGCGGGCGAACATGCTCGGCCAGGAAGTGCCGGCCGAGCAGGCTGCGCCCGGCGATCCGCTAGCAGATCATCTTCAAGGGGATCGAGCGGCCGACAATCCGCCCGCCGACGAGCCGCGGTTGAAGCGGGTTTTTCGCCTGTTCGACCAGAATGCCGTGCTCGTGCGCTGGCCGAAACGCAAAAGCGACCGCGAGCTCTGCTTGTGGCTCATCTGGTCGCTCCTTCCGGCCGGCGAAACCTTCTCGGAAGTGGAGGTGAACGCGTTTCTGGTGGTGCGACACAGTTTTGGTGACCCTGTGCTCTTGCGCCGGGCGCTTGTCGATCTCGGCCTTGTCTGGCGCACGCGCAGCGGCAGCGAATATCGCCGGGTGGAGCTTGAGCCTCCCTCGGAGGCGCTCGCCTTGATCCGGCGGCTCGGCGTGCGGCCCGAACCGGCGAGATCGGCCCGGTAA
- a CDS encoding ArsR/SmtB family transcription factor: MMNVSEMIPASERAADLMRSLSHPQRLLVLCALGRDEKSVSQLRKELGGVDQVPMSQHLMRLRADGLVLSRREGTTVYYRIARPEVLLVIETLHGAYCAPPVVAED; this comes from the coding sequence ATGATGAATGTAAGCGAGATGATCCCGGCGTCGGAGCGTGCGGCCGACCTCATGCGCAGCCTTTCGCATCCGCAAAGGCTGCTCGTTCTGTGTGCGCTGGGGCGGGACGAAAAGTCCGTCAGCCAGCTCCGCAAGGAGCTCGGCGGTGTCGACCAAGTGCCTATGTCACAACATCTTATGCGGCTGAGGGCGGATGGCCTGGTGCTCTCCAGGCGGGAGGGCACGACCGTCTATTACCGTATCGCGCGCCCGGAAGTTCTGCTCGTCATCGAGACCTTGCACGGCGCCTATTGCGCACCGCCGGTCGTCGCCGAGGATTAG
- a CDS encoding SDR family oxidoreductase yields the protein MKTFLITGASTGIGAATARAAVEAGYNVALAARSKDKLEGLVAELGKERAIAISCDVTSLEDQQAMVAKTLEAFGRIDVVFANAGVGSKGSGTEGGDPDNFREMILTNVLGVVLTAKVTLAEIKKNRGHILITSSRAGRMTMRGSVYGATKWAVTGYGQNLREELEGTGARVTLIEPGMVDTPFFDERKPDALKAEDVVGAVMYAVSQPEHVNVGEILVTPVR from the coding sequence ATGAAAACCTTTCTCATCACCGGCGCCTCGACCGGCATCGGCGCGGCGACGGCGCGCGCGGCCGTTGAGGCCGGCTACAACGTGGCGCTTGCCGCACGCTCCAAAGACAAGCTCGAAGGCCTTGTCGCCGAGCTCGGCAAGGAGCGGGCGATCGCGATTTCCTGCGACGTGACGAGCCTGGAAGACCAGCAGGCGATGGTCGCCAAGACGCTTGAGGCTTTTGGGCGCATCGACGTCGTCTTCGCCAATGCCGGCGTCGGCTCCAAGGGCTCCGGGACGGAGGGCGGCGACCCGGACAATTTCCGCGAGATGATTTTGACCAACGTTCTGGGCGTCGTGCTCACCGCCAAGGTGACGCTGGCGGAGATCAAGAAGAACCGCGGCCACATCCTCATCACGAGCTCACGCGCCGGGCGCATGACCATGCGCGGATCGGTTTACGGCGCCACCAAATGGGCGGTGACCGGCTACGGCCAGAATCTGCGCGAGGAGCTGGAAGGCACCGGCGCGCGCGTGACCCTGATCGAGCCCGGCATGGTCGACACGCCGTTCTTCGACGAGCGGAAGCCTGATGCCTTGAAGGCGGAGGATGTCGTGGGGGCGGTGATGTATGCGGTCTCGCAGCCCGAACACGTCAATGTCGGCGAGATCCTTGTGACCCCCGTGCGATAG
- a CDS encoding ExbD/TolR family protein, with the protein MSMTPLIDVVFLLLLFFMLASTFARFGSVDVTLARETGATSRQAVPMRNVLISVREDGFYAVDGAPVELAALGERLKEKGGDDEARVIVRASTGAVAQDIVSAVDAARRAAIGPVLLVH; encoded by the coding sequence ATGAGCATGACGCCTCTGATCGACGTCGTCTTTCTGCTGCTCCTGTTCTTCATGCTGGCCTCGACCTTCGCCCGCTTCGGCTCGGTCGATGTCACCCTGGCGCGCGAAACCGGCGCCACGTCGCGCCAGGCGGTGCCGATGCGCAATGTCCTGATCTCGGTCCGCGAAGACGGCTTTTACGCCGTCGATGGAGCACCGGTGGAGCTTGCGGCTCTCGGCGAGCGGCTGAAAGAGAAGGGCGGCGACGACGAAGCTCGGGTGATCGTGCGTGCCTCTACCGGTGCCGTCGCGCAGGACATCGTTTCGGCCGTCGATGCGGCGCGGCGGGCGGCGATCGGCCCGGTCCTTCTGGTGCATTGA
- a CDS encoding MotA/TolQ/ExbB proton channel family protein codes for MTNPADFETPMRLAQANPDETVSPDAMAPSGATPDAMPPAAQGGDGGGAGTEAASPDMPAPDAAAPSGIPDGASPDGFSADPGTAAPPMGAPDGALPADMTGAGGHHILGFDLDRALGFLDLGGPVVAILIVLSIVALAIIIRKLFDILPLAGGRRGRVAGAVRDWRQGERREALAKVRNLNGPTATVVATAMALSMKRVAPSVLREEVERVANEELYRLRRHLRGLEAIAQVAPLLGLFGTILGMIEAFQTLQGAGSNVDPAMLAGGIWVALLTTAVGLAVAIPCNLSLHWFEGRIDRERQAIENLATSVLTTAEARLHLGERAGEEEALSAHLTEPAHAH; via the coding sequence ATGACGAACCCCGCAGATTTCGAAACCCCGATGCGCCTTGCTCAGGCGAATCCGGACGAGACCGTGTCGCCCGATGCAATGGCACCGTCCGGCGCAACGCCCGACGCGATGCCTCCGGCCGCTCAGGGGGGCGACGGCGGCGGGGCCGGCACCGAAGCGGCCTCTCCGGATATGCCGGCGCCGGATGCGGCCGCGCCGTCTGGAATCCCGGATGGCGCGAGCCCCGATGGGTTCAGTGCAGATCCTGGGACAGCGGCGCCGCCGATGGGAGCACCCGATGGTGCTCTGCCGGCGGATATGACGGGCGCCGGCGGCCATCATATTCTCGGTTTCGACCTCGACCGCGCGCTCGGCTTCCTCGATCTCGGCGGTCCGGTGGTGGCCATCCTGATCGTCCTGTCGATCGTGGCTCTCGCCATCATCATCCGCAAGCTCTTCGATATTCTGCCCTTGGCCGGCGGCCGGCGCGGCCGCGTTGCGGGTGCCGTGCGCGACTGGCGGCAGGGCGAGCGGCGCGAGGCCCTCGCCAAAGTGCGGAACCTCAACGGGCCGACGGCGACGGTGGTCGCAACGGCGATGGCGCTGTCGATGAAGCGGGTTGCGCCCTCCGTCCTGCGCGAAGAGGTGGAGCGGGTGGCGAACGAGGAGCTCTACCGTCTGCGCCGGCATTTGCGCGGGCTCGAGGCAATCGCGCAGGTGGCGCCGCTTCTCGGTCTCTTCGGCACCATTCTCGGCATGATCGAGGCCTTTCAGACGCTGCAGGGGGCGGGTTCCAATGTCGATCCGGCAATGCTCGCCGGCGGCATCTGGGTGGCGCTTCTGACGACGGCGGTTGGCCTTGCCGTCGCCATTCCGTGCAACCTTTCCCTCCATTGGTTCGAGGGCCGCATCGATCGGGAACGGCAGGCGATCGAGAACCTCGCCACCTCCGTTCTGACGACGGCAGAGGCGCGTCTGCATCTGGGCGAACGGGCGGGCGAGGAAGAGGCGCTCTCGGCGCATCTGACGGAGCCTGCTCATGCGCATTAG
- a CDS encoding ExbD/TolR family protein, with product MRLTQPRKSAPGDDLVPLINVVFLLLIFFLLAGTLMPAPSAPVDYVRAGAEPTPSIPANAVYVDAEGITYFDGEQLTGEALRQRLAAAEPGAGKIPLVLDRSVTMERLKPVFDDLTAAGLAKVELMTVRGSAR from the coding sequence ATGCGGCTCACCCAACCACGCAAATCCGCACCGGGCGATGACCTCGTCCCGCTCATCAATGTCGTCTTCCTGCTTCTGATCTTCTTCCTGCTCGCCGGGACGCTGATGCCGGCACCCTCCGCGCCGGTGGATTATGTGAGGGCGGGTGCCGAGCCGACGCCGTCGATCCCGGCCAATGCCGTCTATGTCGATGCGGAGGGCATCACCTATTTCGATGGCGAGCAGCTGACGGGCGAGGCCCTGCGCCAGCGCCTTGCAGCTGCCGAGCCCGGTGCCGGCAAGATCCCGCTGGTGCTCGACCGCAGCGTGACCATGGAGAGGCTGAAGCCTGTCTTCGATGATCTGACCGCGGCGGGACTCGCGAAGGTCGAACTGATGACCGTGCGAGGGAGCGCCCGGTGA
- a CDS encoding NAD(P)/FAD-dependent oxidoreductase: MAKIVVMGAGLGGTVMAYEMKAKLGRDDELTVVHLGGTYSFVPSNPWVAVGWRQPSEITVEVGPVLARKGIGFRPEGARRVHPDENRLELNDGTFLDYDYLIIATGPDLAFDEIEGMGPEAGTQSICQIEHAVQAKAAFDELVKKPGPVVVGAVQGASCFGPAYEFAFVLDTALRRARKRDQVPMTFVTPEPYIGHLGLDGVGDTKGLLESALREHHIKWITNARTVKAEGGTMFVEELHDDGTLKAEHELPFNFSMMLPAFRGVPAVNGIEGLTNPRGFVTIDRHQRNEAYPNVFAIGVCVAIPPVSKTALPVGVPKTGFMIESMVTATAENISALLKGQEPHAVASWNAVCLADFGDDGIAFIAQPQIPPRNVNWSSQGRWVHAAKIGFERYFLRKIRQGQSASFLENVVLDALGIKKLKEIHMEAAE; encoded by the coding sequence ATGGCGAAGATTGTGGTGATGGGGGCCGGGCTCGGCGGCACAGTGATGGCCTATGAGATGAAGGCAAAGCTCGGCCGGGACGACGAACTGACCGTCGTGCATCTTGGCGGCACCTATTCCTTCGTGCCGTCCAATCCGTGGGTGGCCGTGGGCTGGCGCCAGCCGTCGGAAATCACGGTGGAGGTGGGTCCGGTCCTGGCGCGCAAGGGCATCGGCTTCCGCCCGGAAGGCGCGCGCCGCGTCCATCCCGACGAGAACCGCCTGGAGCTCAATGACGGGACGTTTCTCGACTACGATTATCTGATCATCGCGACCGGGCCCGACCTCGCCTTCGACGAGATCGAGGGGATGGGGCCGGAAGCGGGCACCCAGTCGATCTGCCAGATCGAACATGCCGTGCAGGCGAAGGCGGCCTTCGACGAACTGGTGAAGAAGCCGGGGCCGGTCGTCGTCGGCGCCGTCCAGGGCGCCTCCTGTTTCGGCCCGGCCTACGAATTCGCCTTCGTGCTCGATACGGCGCTCAGGCGCGCCAGGAAGCGCGACCAGGTGCCGATGACCTTCGTCACGCCCGAGCCCTATATCGGCCATCTCGGCCTCGACGGCGTCGGCGACACCAAGGGGCTCCTGGAGAGCGCGCTGCGCGAGCACCACATCAAGTGGATCACCAATGCGCGCACGGTGAAGGCGGAAGGCGGCACGATGTTCGTGGAGGAGCTCCACGACGACGGCACGCTGAAGGCCGAGCACGAGCTGCCGTTCAATTTTTCGATGATGCTGCCCGCCTTCCGCGGCGTGCCGGCCGTCAATGGCATCGAAGGGCTGACCAATCCGCGCGGTTTCGTCACCATCGATCGCCACCAGCGCAACGAGGCCTATCCGAATGTCTTTGCGATCGGTGTGTGCGTGGCGATCCCGCCGGTCAGCAAGACGGCGTTGCCGGTGGGCGTCCCCAAGACCGGCTTCATGATCGAATCCATGGTGACGGCGACGGCGGAGAACATTTCCGCCCTCCTGAAAGGCCAGGAGCCGCATGCCGTCGCCTCCTGGAATGCCGTCTGTCTCGCCGATTTCGGCGATGACGGCATCGCCTTCATCGCTCAACCCCAGATCCCGCCGCGCAACGTCAATTGGTCTTCGCAGGGGCGGTGGGTGCATGCCGCGAAGATCGGCTTCGAGCGCTACTTCCTGCGCAAGATCCGCCAGGGGCAGAGCGCGAGTTTCCTCGAAAACGTCGTGCTCGATGCTCTCGGCATCAAGAAGCTCAAGGAAATCCACATGGAGGCCGCTGAATAG